Proteins found in one Campylobacter lari genomic segment:
- the hemJ gene encoding protoporphyrinogen oxidase HemJ: protein MLDFLNEWYLWIKMVHYLAFVSWMAGMFYLPRLFVYHTEHKDNKGFVEVVKIQERKLYFYIQTPAMIATAITGSLMMMANKDVLMVGGYMHAKLTCALLLIIYHLQNYYYYRQLQNDTCQKSGKFFRAYNEIPTILFIIIAIMMVVRPF from the coding sequence TGGTATTTATGGATTAAAATGGTACATTATTTGGCTTTTGTTTCATGGATGGCTGGAATGTTTTATTTACCAAGACTTTTTGTCTATCATACAGAACATAAAGACAATAAAGGCTTTGTGGAAGTGGTAAAAATTCAAGAAAGAAAATTGTATTTTTATATCCAAACTCCTGCTATGATAGCTACTGCAATTACTGGAAGCTTGATGATGATGGCCAATAAAGATGTATTAATGGTAGGTGGATATATGCATGCTAAATTAACTTGTGCTTTGCTTTTGATTATTTATCATTTGCAAAATTATTATTATTATAGACAACTTCAAAACGACACTTGTCAAAAAAGTGGGAAATTCTTTAGAGCTTATAATGAAATTCCAACGATATTATTTATAATCATCGCTATTATGATGGTGGTAAGACC